The Halosimplex litoreum genome has a window encoding:
- a CDS encoding outer membrane protein assembly factor BamB family protein: MLRRELLALLTGAVAARRTDSDVSPSVDGRSPVDSGRAVADGEAASSWPRFKFDASNTGFSTSASGPRDGVTESWQYRTGGGWNAPPVVDDDTVYVGGDGLYALDRETGVRRWEFRNGEKLAFSGPSVGEGVVCCVNLDDYHNVLYGVNAADGTERWSHELGGQVLDSPVTVVDGTVYVTGPDETHAIDVSSGEHEWAVSPGMGVEDNSVPAVTSDTVYVSDSRGLRALDRSDGSERWTYDISDSLSPAVDGDRVYVGGYQGGQWRVVGVDAETGTGEWQATLGETDVGGSPTLLDGRLFVSAGNVRAFDTDSGEELWTSPHGGGGIGLGSPVTDGELLYAVDTASNYVAALDPEDGSLQWRFELEDPGSGKPETPALAGDTVFAHGSHTLHALVPDNDPPVADVTHEPSEPTTGEPVTFDASAARDPDGSVASYEWDVGDDGTVDATGETATLTFSEARAHTVALTVEDGRGATDTIRTSVSVVEPNDPPSPAISVGPSDPRVDQEITFDASRSSDPDGSVASYEWDLTGDGTVDATGETVTHAFESPGSRRVELTVTDDDGAVRTASRSVSVSARTSAATDTAVGSDGESTGTARAASADTPTAGSGGGSPAGTEGAPSAGGTTVATASPPKSATGVLAAVLAQLFSAELLVVVGVAVVAVLIVLTWERQVEGR; this comes from the coding sequence TTGTTACGACGCGAACTGTTGGCGTTGCTGACCGGAGCGGTCGCCGCCCGGCGGACGGACTCGGACGTGAGCCCGTCGGTCGACGGTCGGTCGCCGGTCGACAGCGGCCGAGCAGTCGCCGACGGCGAGGCCGCGAGTTCGTGGCCGCGGTTCAAGTTCGACGCGAGCAACACTGGTTTCAGCACGAGCGCGAGCGGTCCACGCGACGGGGTAACCGAGTCGTGGCAGTACCGGACCGGCGGCGGGTGGAACGCGCCGCCGGTCGTCGACGACGACACCGTCTACGTCGGCGGCGACGGCTTGTACGCGCTCGACCGGGAGACGGGAGTGCGACGCTGGGAGTTCCGAAACGGGGAGAAACTGGCCTTTAGCGGCCCTTCGGTCGGCGAAGGCGTAGTCTGCTGCGTGAACCTCGACGACTACCACAACGTCCTGTACGGCGTCAACGCCGCTGACGGGACCGAACGCTGGTCGCACGAACTCGGTGGCCAGGTACTCGATAGTCCCGTCACGGTCGTCGACGGGACCGTCTACGTGACGGGCCCCGACGAGACCCACGCGATCGACGTGAGTTCCGGCGAACACGAATGGGCTGTCTCGCCGGGGATGGGCGTCGAAGACAACAGCGTTCCGGCGGTCACGAGCGACACCGTCTACGTGTCCGACTCGAGGGGGTTGCGCGCGCTCGACCGGAGCGACGGGAGCGAACGGTGGACGTACGACATCTCCGACTCGCTGTCTCCCGCCGTCGACGGCGATCGGGTGTACGTCGGCGGCTACCAGGGCGGCCAGTGGCGGGTCGTCGGCGTCGACGCCGAGACCGGCACGGGAGAGTGGCAGGCGACGCTCGGCGAGACGGACGTCGGCGGCAGCCCGACCCTCCTCGACGGCCGCCTGTTCGTTTCGGCGGGGAACGTCCGCGCGTTCGACACCGACAGCGGCGAGGAACTCTGGACCTCGCCACACGGAGGTGGCGGCATCGGGCTCGGGTCACCGGTCACGGACGGTGAACTGCTGTACGCCGTCGACACGGCGTCGAATTACGTCGCCGCGCTCGACCCGGAGGACGGCAGCCTCCAGTGGCGGTTCGAGCTGGAAGACCCGGGGAGCGGCAAGCCGGAAACGCCCGCACTCGCCGGCGACACCGTCTTCGCTCACGGCTCGCATACGCTACACGCGCTCGTCCCGGACAACGACCCGCCGGTAGCCGACGTGACGCACGAGCCGAGCGAGCCGACGACCGGCGAACCCGTGACCTTCGACGCGTCCGCGGCGCGCGACCCGGACGGGTCGGTCGCGTCCTACGAATGGGACGTGGGTGACGACGGGACGGTCGACGCGACCGGCGAGACGGCGACGCTCACCTTCTCGGAGGCCCGGGCTCACACCGTCGCGCTCACCGTCGAGGACGGCCGGGGAGCGACCGACACGATCCGAACGTCGGTCTCGGTCGTCGAACCGAACGACCCGCCGTCACCCGCCATCTCGGTCGGTCCGTCGGACCCGCGCGTCGACCAGGAGATCACGTTCGACGCGTCGCGGTCGAGCGACCCGGACGGGTCGGTCGCGTCCTACGAGTGGGACCTGACGGGCGACGGGACGGTCGACGCGACCGGCGAGACCGTCACACACGCGTTCGAGTCGCCCGGGAGCCGGCGCGTCGAACTCACGGTCACCGACGACGACGGCGCCGTCCGGACCGCGTCCCGGTCGGTCTCGGTGTCGGCCCGGACGTCCGCCGCCACGGACACGGCGGTCGGCTCCGACGGGGAGTCGACGGGGACGGCGCGCGCCGCGAGTGCTGACACGCCCACCGCGGGCAGCGGTGGCGGGTCGCCGGCCGGCACGGAGGGCGCTCCGTCGGCCGGTGGAACGACGGTGGCGACGGCGTCGCCGCCGAAGTCCGCCACGGGCGTGCTCGCCGCGGTTCTCGCACAGCTGTTCTCGGCCGAACTCCTGGTCGTCGTCGGCGTCGCCGTCGTCGCCGTTCTGATCGTACTCACGTGGGAACGGCAGGTAGAGGGGCGATGA
- a CDS encoding beta-CASP ribonuclease aCPSF1, with protein MSQVDKQLDDIRAEIEQEVPSDITITEVAYEGPELVVYTRNPKTFASNGDLIRKLASKLRKRITVRPDPTELSDPSDARATIESIIPADAGVTDLDFHHDTGEVVVEAQKPGMVIGRHGSTLREITQEVGWTPEVVRTPPIESSTVKNVRNFLKQERDERRDILERIGRQIHREEMSDDEWVRITTLGCCREVGRAAFVLSTPETRVLIDCGDKPGAEDEVPYLQVPEALGSGPSSLDAVVLTHAHLDHSALIPLLFKYGYDGPIYCTEPTRDLMGLLTLDYLDVASKEGRTPPYESEMVREAIKHTIPLEYGDVTDIAPDIKLTLHNSGHILGSAISHFHIGDGLYNVAFSGDIHYDDTRLFNGAVNEFPRVETLVLESTYGGRNDYQTDQADSERKLKEVISDTIERDGKVLIPAFAVGRSQEIMLVLEEAMRKGEIPEVPVHLDGMIWEATAIHTTYPEYLRDDLRDRIFHEDQNPFLADQFNHIDGGEDERQEVADGGPCIVLSTSGMVEGGPIMSWLRHVGGQDEGTMIFVGYQAQGTLGRRIQNGWDEIPINDGGGRADTLSLNMDVETVDGFSGHADRQGLENFVRTMNPRPEKVLCVHGDESSTQDLSSALYHEFNMRTFAPKNLETFRFV; from the coding sequence ATGAGTCAGGTAGACAAGCAACTCGACGATATCAGAGCAGAGATCGAACAGGAGGTCCCGAGCGACATCACGATCACGGAGGTCGCCTACGAGGGACCGGAGCTGGTCGTGTACACTCGCAACCCGAAGACCTTCGCGAGCAACGGCGACTTGATCCGCAAGCTCGCCTCGAAGCTCCGCAAGCGCATCACCGTCCGACCCGACCCCACCGAACTCTCGGATCCCAGCGACGCGAGGGCGACCATCGAGAGCATCATCCCGGCAGACGCCGGTGTCACCGACCTGGACTTCCACCACGACACCGGCGAGGTCGTCGTCGAGGCCCAGAAGCCGGGCATGGTCATCGGCCGCCACGGCTCGACGCTCCGGGAGATCACCCAGGAGGTCGGCTGGACGCCCGAGGTCGTCCGCACGCCGCCCATCGAGTCCTCGACGGTCAAGAACGTCCGCAACTTCCTCAAGCAGGAACGCGACGAGCGCCGTGACATCCTCGAACGCATCGGCCGCCAGATCCACCGCGAGGAGATGTCCGACGACGAGTGGGTCCGCATCACGACCCTGGGCTGCTGTCGCGAGGTCGGCCGCGCCGCCTTCGTCCTCTCGACGCCCGAGACGCGCGTGCTGATCGACTGCGGCGACAAGCCCGGCGCCGAGGACGAAGTCCCCTATCTGCAGGTACCCGAGGCGCTGGGGTCGGGCCCGAGTTCGCTCGACGCCGTCGTCCTCACCCACGCCCACCTCGACCACTCCGCGCTCATCCCGCTCCTGTTCAAGTACGGTTACGACGGGCCTATCTACTGCACCGAGCCGACGCGGGACCTGATGGGCCTGCTCACGCTGGACTACCTCGACGTCGCCTCGAAGGAGGGCCGGACCCCGCCCTACGAGTCCGAGATGGTCCGCGAGGCGATCAAACACACCATCCCGCTGGAGTACGGCGACGTGACGGACATCGCGCCCGATATCAAGCTCACGCTGCACAACTCCGGGCACATCCTCGGCTCGGCCATCTCCCATTTCCACATCGGGGACGGCCTCTACAACGTCGCCTTCTCCGGGGACATCCACTACGACGACACGCGCCTGTTCAACGGCGCCGTCAACGAGTTCCCCCGCGTCGAGACCCTGGTCCTGGAGTCGACCTACGGCGGGCGCAACGACTACCAGACCGACCAGGCCGACTCCGAGCGCAAGCTCAAGGAGGTCATCAGCGACACTATCGAGCGCGACGGGAAGGTGCTCATTCCCGCGTTCGCCGTCGGGCGCTCCCAGGAGATCATGCTCGTCCTCGAAGAGGCGATGCGGAAGGGCGAGATCCCCGAGGTGCCGGTCCACCTCGACGGGATGATCTGGGAGGCGACGGCCATCCACACGACCTACCCCGAATACCTCCGGGACGACCTGCGCGACCGGATCTTCCACGAGGACCAGAACCCGTTCCTCGCCGACCAGTTCAACCACATCGACGGCGGCGAGGACGAACGCCAGGAGGTCGCCGACGGCGGCCCCTGTATCGTCCTCTCGACCTCCGGGATGGTCGAGGGCGGGCCTATCATGTCCTGGCTGCGCCACGTCGGCGGCCAGGACGAGGGCACGATGATCTTCGTCGGCTACCAGGCCCAGGGGACCCTCGGCCGCCGCATCCAGAACGGCTGGGACGAGATCCCCATCAACGACGGTGGCGGCCGGGCCGACACCCTCTCGCTCAATATGGACGTCGAGACCGTCGACGGCTTCTCCGGCCACGCCGACCGCCAGGGCCTGGAGAACTTCGTCCGCACGATGAACCCCCGCCCGGAGAAGGTCCTCTGTGTCCACGGCGACGAGTCCTCCACCCAGGACCTCTCGTCGGCGCTGTACCACGAGTTCAACATGCGAACCTTCGCCCCGAAGAACCTCGAGACGTTCCGGTTCGTGTAG
- a CDS encoding disulfide bond formation protein B — protein MSARLDRLDPGYPLAAGALVALVATVGSLYVSEGMGLVPCELCWFQRVLMYPLVVVFGVALVERRPGVYRTVLPLSTLGAAVAAYHSWLQVAAGGRCGLGGGCAAVQLRVVGLTIPNLSLVAFLGVTATAAALAVGDR, from the coding sequence GTGAGCGCGCGCCTCGACCGCCTCGATCCCGGGTACCCGCTCGCCGCCGGCGCCCTCGTCGCCCTCGTCGCGACCGTCGGGAGCCTCTACGTCTCCGAGGGTATGGGACTGGTCCCCTGCGAGCTGTGCTGGTTCCAGCGGGTCCTGATGTATCCGCTGGTCGTCGTCTTCGGCGTCGCGCTCGTCGAGCGCCGTCCGGGCGTCTACCGCACCGTCCTCCCGCTGTCGACGCTGGGGGCGGCCGTGGCGGCGTACCACTCCTGGCTGCAGGTCGCGGCGGGCGGTCGGTGCGGGCTCGGCGGCGGCTGTGCGGCGGTGCAGCTGCGCGTGGTCGGCCTGACGATCCCGAACCTCTCGCTGGTCGCGTTCCTCGGAGTCACGGCGACGGCCGCCGCCCTCGCCGTCGGTGACCGGTGA
- a CDS encoding response regulator has protein sequence MQRGETDAPDGSSDDRTTILVVDDEEVVRESFALYLEPLGYAVRTVDSGEAALAAVDDDVDVVLLDRRMPDRSGDEVLEEIRARNVDCQIALVTAVDPDFDIVTIDCDDYLVKPVDRDDLVETVERLELLDEYDEAQRELSTLRVKRNVLEVEKHPSALEDSVEFRRLQNRIGELEAELDELESEFDEQLGYEDPS, from the coding sequence ATGCAGAGAGGGGAGACGGACGCGCCCGACGGGTCCTCGGACGACAGGACCACGATCCTCGTGGTCGACGACGAGGAGGTGGTCCGCGAGTCGTTCGCGCTGTATCTCGAACCGCTGGGCTACGCGGTCCGGACGGTCGACAGCGGCGAGGCCGCGCTCGCGGCCGTCGACGACGACGTCGACGTCGTCCTGCTCGACCGTCGGATGCCCGACCGCTCCGGCGACGAAGTACTCGAAGAGATCCGCGCCCGAAACGTCGACTGCCAGATCGCGCTGGTCACGGCGGTCGATCCCGACTTCGACATCGTCACGATCGACTGCGACGACTACCTGGTCAAGCCGGTCGACCGCGACGACCTCGTCGAGACCGTCGAGCGCCTCGAACTGCTCGACGAGTACGACGAGGCCCAGCGCGAACTCAGCACGCTCCGCGTCAAGCGCAACGTTCTCGAAGTCGAGAAACACCCCTCGGCGCTGGAAGACAGCGTCGAGTTCCGCCGCCTCCAGAACCGCATCGGCGAACTGGAGGCCGAACTCGACGAGCTCGAATCGGAGTTCGACGAACAGCTCGGCTACGAAGACCCGAGCTGA
- a CDS encoding aldo/keto reductase produces MEYVRLGSTGLQVSPICLGTWRFGLEHEDSGVMETDREEAHELLDALDERGGNFIDTANGYGGGRSEQWIGEWLEDRDREDYVIASKCYWSDVSRFQENLSKKNVKAEVEGSLEKLGTDYLDLLYLHRFDDDTPIERTLRAVDDLISEGKVHYVGISTCDAWKLTKGLWKADVNNYEAFSVTQPQYSATYRDPVSEYLDVCADQDIAVCPYSPLHGGFLTGKYERVGDGEVETPDGSRGDLDEHFTDWYLDDQAWDVLDEIRAVADEVDATPAQVSLRWLMDHERFTCVPIVGARTVDQLDENLDAIEVSLSDDQWNRIDAATEA; encoded by the coding sequence ATGGAGTACGTCCGACTCGGTTCGACGGGACTGCAGGTATCGCCCATCTGCCTCGGAACCTGGCGCTTCGGCCTCGAACACGAAGACAGCGGCGTGATGGAGACCGACCGCGAGGAGGCGCACGAACTGCTCGACGCCCTCGACGAACGCGGCGGCAACTTCATCGACACCGCCAACGGCTACGGCGGCGGCCGCTCGGAGCAGTGGATCGGCGAGTGGCTCGAAGACCGCGACCGCGAGGACTACGTCATCGCCTCGAAGTGCTACTGGTCGGACGTCTCCCGGTTCCAGGAGAACCTCTCGAAGAAGAACGTCAAGGCCGAAGTCGAAGGGTCGCTGGAGAAACTCGGCACCGACTACCTCGACCTGCTCTATCTGCATCGTTTCGACGACGACACGCCCATCGAGCGCACCCTGCGCGCCGTGGACGACCTGATCAGCGAGGGCAAGGTCCACTACGTCGGCATCTCGACGTGTGACGCCTGGAAGCTCACCAAGGGCCTGTGGAAAGCCGACGTGAACAACTACGAGGCCTTCAGCGTCACTCAGCCCCAGTACTCGGCGACCTACCGCGACCCGGTCTCGGAGTACCTCGACGTCTGCGCCGACCAGGATATCGCAGTCTGTCCGTATTCGCCGCTGCACGGCGGCTTCCTCACGGGCAAGTACGAACGGGTCGGCGACGGCGAAGTGGAGACGCCCGACGGGTCGCGGGGCGATCTGGACGAGCACTTCACCGACTGGTACCTCGACGACCAGGCCTGGGACGTGCTCGACGAGATCCGCGCGGTCGCCGACGAGGTCGACGCCACGCCGGCGCAGGTGTCGCTACGCTGGCTGATGGACCACGAGCGGTTCACCTGCGTCCCGATCGTCGGCGCCCGCACCGTCGACCAGTTAGACGAGAACCTCGACGCCATCGAAGTCTCCCTGTCCGACGACCAGTGGAACCGCATCGACGCGGCCACCGAGGCCTGA
- a CDS encoding carboxylate--amine ligase → MSIDPADGPAAVVVPAIAAPSSVACVRSLGKRGIHTVVVSEDEDAAAFRSRYAGETVVVPDPHEDLVAYKDALLALAMRPDVLTVLPVREEDVYVLAQHREAFEPHVVTPWPTAEGLRRAQDRVELFDAAERAGVAVPDTRLLDEVDDWDREWVVKGRYTLLADAYVDDLSPERSRDPPSTQYLNGDKPDVETIRTQNGHTPIVQEFLPTTDEYAFFALYDEGEPVSTFQHRQVRAYNYAGGPSSFRESVSIPELDEAGRALLAELEWHGLAMVEFLRDDETGQFRLMEINPRLWSSLPFSVRAGADFPHDYWLLARGERDRIVDDYEVGTAGHLIRGELSYLHSVLFDEEELVERPVRTEAFSAVAESLREYPRFDYLRFDDPRPFVRDALNTLR, encoded by the coding sequence ATGAGTATCGATCCAGCCGACGGACCCGCCGCGGTCGTCGTCCCTGCGATCGCCGCACCGAGCAGCGTCGCTTGCGTGCGCTCGCTCGGGAAGCGCGGGATCCACACCGTCGTCGTCTCCGAAGACGAGGACGCCGCCGCCTTCCGGTCGCGCTACGCCGGCGAGACGGTCGTCGTCCCCGATCCCCACGAGGACCTGGTCGCCTACAAGGACGCCTTGCTCGCGCTCGCGATGCGGCCGGACGTGCTGACGGTCCTGCCCGTCCGCGAGGAGGACGTGTACGTCCTCGCACAGCACCGCGAGGCGTTCGAGCCCCACGTCGTGACGCCCTGGCCGACCGCCGAGGGACTGCGGCGGGCACAGGACCGCGTCGAGCTGTTCGACGCCGCCGAGCGGGCCGGCGTCGCCGTCCCCGACACCCGCCTGCTCGACGAGGTCGACGACTGGGACCGCGAGTGGGTCGTCAAGGGCCGCTACACGCTGCTCGCAGACGCCTACGTCGACGACCTGTCGCCCGAACGCTCCCGGGACCCGCCCTCGACGCAGTATCTCAACGGCGACAAGCCGGACGTCGAGACGATCCGCACCCAGAACGGTCACACCCCGATCGTCCAGGAGTTCCTGCCGACGACCGACGAGTACGCCTTCTTCGCGCTGTACGACGAGGGCGAACCGGTCAGTACCTTCCAGCATCGGCAGGTCCGCGCGTACAACTACGCCGGCGGCCCGAGTTCGTTCCGCGAGTCCGTGTCGATCCCCGAACTGGACGAGGCCGGCCGTGCGCTGCTGGCGGAACTGGAGTGGCACGGGCTGGCGATGGTGGAGTTCCTGCGCGACGACGAGACCGGCCAGTTCCGGCTCATGGAGATCAACCCGCGGCTGTGGTCGTCGCTCCCCTTCTCCGTCCGGGCGGGCGCGGACTTCCCGCACGACTACTGGCTGCTCGCCCGCGGCGAACGCGACCGCATCGTCGACGACTACGAGGTCGGCACGGCTGGCCACCTCATCCGCGGCGAACTCTCCTATCTCCACAGCGTCCTGTTCGACGAGGAAGAGCTGGTCGAGCGACCGGTCCGCACCGAGGCCTTCTCGGCGGTCGCCGAGTCGCTTCGGGAGTATCCCCGCTTCGACTACCTCCGGTTCGACGACCCGCGGCCGTTCGTCCGCGACGCACTGAACACGCTCCGGTGA
- a CDS encoding glycosyltransferase, protein MSRSHGGADRDSVLLVHHREISSPYSATVPHYLSRTLSESHTVHVLSRRFSDRDEDGEFPDSVVHHELSTGEVPILSGLVFLVASTLYAVALCARYRFGAVYGFQQTIIQGWLAARVGGSRFVVGLQSVPVRQKRDLSDAAHERLSPRRRALIAVKARYAWAVGRLLDRTTEVVCLTDGIRETTELEYGVDLSEATVIGMGVDTDRFAAEPTRELAREPDDTWVITYVGSIGPPRGLEHALDAVAATDRDVEFRVAGGGDDEYMAALRERARELGIDDRVTWLGIVPHEAVPEVLADADIAVSPLADIESYRISFPAKLLEYMAAATPVVATDIPAHRRLVDDGENGLLYDGTADGLAGALEEVIAGTADARALGRAGRTTAEAHDWNAVVAEHEAVLFDRTVRRPRARPVPA, encoded by the coding sequence ATGAGTCGGTCTCACGGGGGCGCCGACCGCGACTCGGTGTTGCTCGTCCACCACCGCGAGATCTCCTCGCCGTACAGCGCGACCGTCCCCCACTACCTCTCGCGGACACTCTCGGAGTCCCACACGGTCCACGTCCTCAGCCGGCGTTTCTCGGACCGCGACGAGGACGGGGAGTTCCCCGATAGCGTGGTCCACCACGAGCTCTCGACCGGCGAGGTGCCGATCCTCTCGGGGCTGGTCTTCCTCGTCGCGTCGACGCTGTACGCCGTCGCGCTGTGTGCCCGCTACCGCTTCGGCGCCGTCTACGGCTTCCAGCAGACGATCATCCAGGGGTGGCTGGCCGCCCGCGTCGGCGGCTCGCGGTTCGTCGTCGGTCTCCAGTCCGTCCCCGTCCGACAGAAGCGCGACCTCTCGGACGCGGCCCACGAGCGGCTGTCGCCCCGCAGGCGAGCCCTGATCGCGGTCAAGGCCAGATACGCTTGGGCGGTCGGTCGGCTCCTCGACCGGACGACGGAGGTGGTCTGTCTGACCGACGGGATCCGCGAGACGACCGAGCTGGAGTACGGTGTCGACCTCTCGGAGGCCACCGTCATCGGGATGGGCGTCGATACCGACCGCTTCGCCGCCGAGCCGACGCGCGAACTCGCCCGCGAACCCGACGACACCTGGGTGATCACCTACGTCGGTTCGATCGGCCCGCCGCGCGGGCTCGAACACGCCCTCGACGCCGTCGCGGCGACCGACCGCGACGTCGAGTTCCGCGTCGCCGGCGGCGGCGACGACGAGTACATGGCCGCCCTGCGCGAGCGAGCCCGCGAACTCGGGATCGACGACCGGGTCACCTGGCTCGGGATCGTCCCCCACGAGGCGGTCCCCGAGGTGCTCGCCGACGCCGATATCGCCGTCTCCCCGCTGGCCGACATCGAGTCCTACCGTATCAGCTTCCCCGCGAAGCTCCTGGAGTACATGGCCGCGGCCACCCCCGTGGTCGCCACGGACATCCCCGCTCACCGCCGGCTGGTCGACGACGGCGAGAACGGCCTCCTGTACGACGGGACGGCCGACGGCCTCGCCGGCGCGCTCGAGGAGGTGATCGCCGGCACGGCCGACGCTCGAGCGCTCGGGCGCGCCGGACGAACGACCGCCGAGGCACACGACTGGAACGCGGTCGTCGCCGAGCACGAGGCGGTGCTGTTCGACCGGACCGTCCGGCGGCCGCGGGCGCGCCCGGTCCCGGCGTAG
- a CDS encoding nucleotide sugar dehydrogenase: MSIGIYGVGFVGKEVAELAVERGRSVACVDVDDQVVERIEAEEYLAVDDWDRVTATTDGAAVAAEADTCLVTVPTPVDGAERVDLGPLRAASETIAEGLRGRDTAEPCLVVVESTIPPGTARREIAAVFDTYGLELGTDYHLAAVPERVDPGNEAWPLEAIPRVVGALTDEGLERASDFYDGLLDAEVHPVDSVEIAEVSKIVENAFRDINIAFANEIAVSLDSLDVDARAAIEAAGTKPFGFMGFEPGAGVGGHCIPVDPHLLIGEAEDAGFTHELLTVARTINSQMPEYVADMTVDALTRERVLPQDATALLLGRAFKPDLADDRNSPYFGVRDGLADYDVTVETYDPVLAAESSVDSPYRPVDAVVVVTDHESFTDLDPRRFADLGVSAIVDGRDVFDADTVEAAGLRYEAVGEV; this comes from the coding sequence ATGAGCATCGGCATCTACGGCGTCGGATTCGTCGGCAAGGAGGTCGCGGAACTGGCCGTCGAGCGCGGGCGGTCGGTCGCCTGCGTCGACGTGGACGACCAGGTCGTCGAGCGGATCGAGGCCGAGGAGTACCTGGCGGTCGACGACTGGGACCGCGTCACCGCGACCACGGACGGCGCGGCGGTCGCCGCCGAGGCCGACACCTGTCTGGTCACCGTCCCGACACCGGTCGACGGAGCCGAACGGGTCGACCTGGGGCCGCTGCGGGCCGCCAGCGAGACCATCGCCGAGGGGTTGCGGGGTCGCGACACCGCCGAGCCCTGCCTCGTCGTCGTGGAGTCGACCATCCCGCCGGGGACCGCTCGCCGGGAGATCGCCGCGGTGTTCGACACCTACGGGCTCGAACTGGGGACCGACTACCACCTCGCGGCCGTGCCCGAGCGAGTCGACCCCGGCAACGAGGCGTGGCCGCTCGAAGCCATCCCCCGGGTCGTCGGCGCGCTCACCGACGAGGGGTTGGAACGGGCGAGCGACTTCTACGACGGTCTGCTCGACGCGGAGGTCCACCCGGTCGACAGCGTCGAGATCGCCGAGGTCTCGAAGATCGTCGAGAACGCCTTCCGCGACATCAACATCGCCTTCGCCAACGAGATCGCCGTCTCGCTGGACTCGCTGGACGTCGACGCGCGCGCGGCCATCGAGGCCGCGGGGACCAAGCCGTTCGGGTTCATGGGCTTCGAGCCGGGCGCGGGCGTCGGCGGTCACTGCATCCCCGTCGACCCCCACCTCCTCATCGGCGAGGCCGAAGACGCCGGGTTCACCCACGAGCTGCTGACCGTCGCGCGCACGATCAACAGCCAGATGCCCGAGTACGTGGCCGACATGACCGTCGACGCGCTCACGCGCGAGCGGGTCCTCCCGCAGGACGCCACCGCGCTGTTGCTCGGCCGCGCGTTCAAGCCCGACCTCGCGGACGACCGCAACAGCCCCTACTTCGGGGTTCGGGATGGGCTGGCCGACTACGACGTGACCGTCGAGACCTACGACCCCGTCCTCGCGGCGGAGTCGTCGGTCGACTCGCCGTACCGGCCGGTCGACGCCGTCGTCGTCGTCACCGACCACGAGTCGTTCACCGATCTCGACCCGCGACGGTTCGCCGACCTCGGCGTCTCGGCGATCGTCGACGGCCGCGACGTCTTCGACGCCGACACCGTCGAGGCCGCCGGACTCCGCTACGAGGCCGTCGGGGAGGTCTGA